In the Schaalia hyovaginalis genome, CTTCGCCGCGGGCATCGGCACGGGCATCATGTTCTACGCGATCGCCGAACCGGTCGCCCAGTACATCGCGCCCCCGACAGGGCAGGGCGAGACCGTCGAAGCCGCGCGGAGCGCCGTGACCTGGACCCTCTTCCACTACGGGATCTCCGGCTGGGGCCTCTACGGCGTCGTCGGCATCGCCCTAGGCTACTTCGCCTACCGCAAGCGCGACCGCCTGGCCGTCCGTTCGACGCTCCGCCCGCTCCTCGGCTCGCGCGTCGACGGTGCGCTCGGCGACATCGTCGACGTGTTCGCCCTCGTTGGAGGCGTCTTCGGCATCGCCGCATCGCTCGGCATCGGCGTCGTCCAGCTCAACGTCGGGCTCACGCTCCTCTTCGGCGTCGAGCAGGGGATCGCCGCGCAAATCGGGCTCGTCTCCCTCGCCGTCCTCATGGCGACCGTGTCAGCGGTCAGCGGCGTCGACCGGGGTGTGCGGATCCTCTCGAACATCAACGTCCTCCTCGCGATGGGACTCGCCCTGTGGGTCCTCATCACGGGGAACACGGCCTTCCTCCTCGACGCGCTCGTCGCGAACATCGGCGACTTCCTCACCCGCTTCCCGGTGCTCACCCTCGAGACCTTCCCCTACGATCGGCCCGACGCCTGGCTCAACGGCTGGACGCTCTTCTTCTGGGCCTGGTGGATCACGTGGGCGGCTTTCGTCGGCATGTTCCTCGCCCGGATCTCGCGCGGTCGGACGATCCGCCAGTTCGTCATCGGCGCCCTCGTCCTGCCCTTCTCCTACGTCCTCATGTGGGTGTCGATCTTCGGCAACACCGCGCTCGACCTCATCCGCTCGGGCGATGCGGAATTCGAGAAGATCGCCTACGCGACCCCCGAGGGCGGCCTCTACGCCCTCCTCGACTCCCTTCCGCTGGGCGGCGCCTTCATCGCCCTCGCGCTCTTCGTCGGCGTCCTCTTCTACGTGACGAGTTCGGATTCGGGCTCCCTCGTCATGGCGAACCTGTCGACCCGGGACCTTCCCGACCGGCGCGACGCCGCCCCCTGGCTGCGGATCTTCTGGGCGGCCGCGACCGGTGCGCTCACGATCGCGATGCTCCTCGCCGGGGGCATTCCGATCCTCCAGCAGGCGACGATCGTCATGGCGCTCCCCTTCTCCTTCGTCCTCATCCTCATCGCCGCCTCCCTGTGGAAGGCCCTCCGCTCGGAGGCGACGAGGGCGGCGGCGCGGACGAGGGCGCTCGCCTCGGGTCTCATCGGCATGTCGGGCACGGCCGCGGGCCGGGTCCGCCTCTCCTGGCGGGACCGCCTCTCGAGGACCTTCGACGCGGTGAGCCCGGCGCGGGCGAAGAGGGCCCTCGATACGCGGGTCGTCCCCGCGCTCGACGCCGTCGCCGAAGCCCTGCGGTCTGAGGGCCTCATCGCGGAGGTCGTCGTTGAAGGGCCGGAGGCGGAGGATCCGGACGATGAGCGCGAGTTCCTCGGAAGGGCCTCCCTCGCGGTGTCGGCGAGCCCGGAGGTGCTCGAGCAGTTCGTTGCGCGCCTCCTCGACGTCCTCCTCGGCGGCGCGCCCGTCGATGCCGAGGCTTTCCGGTACACGGTCCGCATGGTCGTTTCCCCGGTGCCCGCCTTCGGCGTGTCGATGCCCGAGGACGATGACACGACGGTCCGTCTCGAGGTGAGGCCGCGCGGCGGCGGCCAGGGCTACGACGTGATGAATTGGACGAGCGACCAGGTCGCGCACGACGTCCTCGATCACTTCGAGCGCTGGATCGACTACCTCGGGGTCGCGGGGTCCGTCCGCTGAGCCGGGTCTCCCGGGCGGCGCCTCACTTGCCCAGCAGGCCCTCCGAGTTCAGCCACGCCGTCGCGATCGCCGCGGCGGACGCCGCCTCCTCGGTCGAGCGGCGATTCATCCCGATGAGGTCGTCCGGGTCGAGAGCCGCCGACACCCTGTTGATGACGGTGGCTGCGCCCTCGTCGATCGCGTCCGACACGAGGGGCACGACCCGCGAGGACAGGAACATGCCTTCGGGGTCCTCGAGGACGGTGAGATCCTCGGAGGCCAGCGCGGGGTCGGCGGAGTAGACGTCGACGAGATGGACGGACCCGTCGCGCAGGGCCTTGAGGGTGAGCGCGCCGCCGGAGTCCTCGATGGGGGCGAAGGAGACGGTGACGCCGTAGACGTCCTTGAGGCCGGTCGGGCCGTAGGGGCGCGTTTCCAGCTCAGAATTCCCCCCGAGGATCAGACCCTCGATCCCCGCGAGGTCGCCGATCGACCTCAGGGAGTGCTCCTGCGCGAATGCGCGCGTCACGACGTAGGAGTCCTGGTCGCTCGCGGGTGCGGCGTCGAGGGCGCGCAGGCCGTCGGGCAGGGCGCCCGGCAGTGCGGCGATGACGTCATCGGCGCTCGTCGCTTTCGCAGACGGGTCGAGGTGCTGGAGGAGATTGCCCGTGTATTCGGGCAGCAGATCGATCGAGCCCGCCTGGAGCTCGGGCATGTAGACCTCGCGCTGGCCGATGCGGAATTGGCGGTCCACCTCGTATCCGGCGTCTTCGAGGGCCTGGGCGTAGACCTCGGCGATGATCTCGTTCGAGTAGTAGTCCTGAGAGCCGACGACGATGGCCTTCGATGAGGCCTTGCCCTCCAGCGTGGCGGAGTCCGCGCAAGCGCCGAGGACGAGTGCGGCCGTTCCCGCGAGGGCGAGTCCGATGAGACGGGGAGTGCGCATGAAGAGGGTCCTTTCCGTCATGCG is a window encoding:
- the betT gene encoding choline BCCT transporter BetT; this translates as MNPTAAQSPTPRSTAPTSPINAESGSRHHDPRLSGALPEAVEPRLNRPVFALSALIIVGVCLAAILNPDAVQSAFDAAVAWTGRWFGWFYILLTTAALVLLGVLAVTRFGNIRLGPDNSTPDFSTFSWAAMLFAAGIGTGIMFYAIAEPVAQYIAPPTGQGETVEAARSAVTWTLFHYGISGWGLYGVVGIALGYFAYRKRDRLAVRSTLRPLLGSRVDGALGDIVDVFALVGGVFGIAASLGIGVVQLNVGLTLLFGVEQGIAAQIGLVSLAVLMATVSAVSGVDRGVRILSNINVLLAMGLALWVLITGNTAFLLDALVANIGDFLTRFPVLTLETFPYDRPDAWLNGWTLFFWAWWITWAAFVGMFLARISRGRTIRQFVIGALVLPFSYVLMWVSIFGNTALDLIRSGDAEFEKIAYATPEGGLYALLDSLPLGGAFIALALFVGVLFYVTSSDSGSLVMANLSTRDLPDRRDAAPWLRIFWAAATGALTIAMLLAGGIPILQQATIVMALPFSFVLILIAASLWKALRSEATRAAARTRALASGLIGMSGTAAGRVRLSWRDRLSRTFDAVSPARAKRALDTRVVPALDAVAEALRSEGLIAEVVVEGPEAEDPDDEREFLGRASLAVSASPEVLEQFVARLLDVLLGGAPVDAEAFRYTVRMVVSPVPAFGVSMPEDDDTTVRLEVRPRGGGQGYDVMNWTSDQVAHDVLDHFERWIDYLGVAGSVR
- a CDS encoding glycine betaine ABC transporter substrate-binding protein, producing MRTPRLIGLALAGTAALVLGACADSATLEGKASSKAIVVGSQDYYSNEIIAEVYAQALEDAGYEVDRQFRIGQREVYMPELQAGSIDLLPEYTGNLLQHLDPSAKATSADDVIAALPGALPDGLRALDAAPASDQDSYVVTRAFAQEHSLRSIGDLAGIEGLILGGNSELETRPYGPTGLKDVYGVTVSFAPIEDSGGALTLKALRDGSVHLVDVYSADPALASEDLTVLEDPEGMFLSSRVVPLVSDAIDEGAATVINRVSAALDPDDLIGMNRRSTEEAASAAAIATAWLNSEGLLGK